The following coding sequences are from one Streptomyces angustmyceticus window:
- the pdxH gene encoding pyridoxamine 5'-phosphate oxidase: MSAQIAETGEPAQTAAPQAPETVPFDLFRTWLDEAGAAEVNDPNAMALATADADGLPDVRMVLLKDHGPEGFVFFTNSRSGKGAQLGANMQASAVLHWKTLRRQVRFRGPVEGVTDAEADTYFASRARDSRIGAWASQQSRPLSGRAELDAAVRRETARFEGEEVPRPPHWTGYRIRPVYVEFWSDRPFRLHERLVFSREKPDGPWDRGHRYP; encoded by the coding sequence ATGTCCGCGCAGATCGCCGAGACCGGTGAACCGGCACAGACCGCCGCACCGCAGGCCCCCGAGACCGTCCCGTTCGACCTGTTCCGCACCTGGCTCGACGAAGCCGGCGCCGCCGAGGTCAACGACCCCAACGCCATGGCGCTCGCCACGGCCGACGCGGACGGGCTGCCCGACGTCCGCATGGTGCTGCTCAAGGACCACGGCCCCGAGGGCTTCGTCTTCTTCACCAACAGCCGCTCCGGCAAGGGCGCCCAGCTCGGCGCCAACATGCAGGCGTCCGCGGTGCTCCACTGGAAGACCCTGCGCCGGCAGGTGCGCTTCCGCGGACCGGTCGAAGGCGTCACGGACGCGGAGGCCGACACCTACTTCGCCTCCCGCGCCCGGGACAGCCGCATCGGCGCCTGGGCCAGTCAGCAGTCCCGGCCGCTCTCCGGCCGCGCCGAACTCGACGCGGCCGTACGGCGGGAGACCGCCCGCTTCGAGGGCGAAGAGGTGCCCCGGCCCCCGCACTGGACCGGCTACCGCATCCGCCCGGTCTACGTCGAGTTCTGGTCGGACCGGCCGTTTCGCCTGCATGAGCGGCTCGTTTTCAGCAGGGAGAAGCCCGACGGCCCCTGGGACCGCGGCCACCGCTACCCGTGA
- a CDS encoding sensor histidine kinase: MGLRTKTALVIAGTAAIVATLIGLLVHQLTGEDQRRNAARAADARLVEAVGDYAAGTDGGALVNPPDLPAALRRTVTGRPVRATFLQRDGGSGAPVLWAATRSGHDVLAVRRSYAPQARALADLDRVLLGSGASVTALGCVLGVVAAAGVGRRIAASADTAQRIADGDLTDRVRPRGTDEIARLGAAVNTMADALSARLEAERQVTADIAHELRTPVAGLVTAVGLLPPGRPAELVSGGVDTLRSLVENVLEVARLDVPGVELAQCEEIRTGALAHRAAASAGGDVEVVVRREVAVTTDPRRVERVLANLITNARLHGAPPVTLEVDGAALRVRDHGPGFPAELLSHGPRRFRTGARERGAGIGLGLTIVSGQARVLDARVTYENPADGGAAAVVDLAPGSP, translated from the coding sequence ATGGGGCTGCGCACCAAGACCGCCCTGGTCATCGCCGGCACGGCCGCGATCGTCGCCACCCTCATCGGACTGCTGGTGCACCAGCTCACCGGGGAGGACCAGCGGCGGAACGCGGCCCGCGCGGCCGACGCCCGGCTCGTCGAGGCGGTCGGCGACTACGCCGCAGGCACCGACGGCGGCGCCCTGGTCAACCCGCCGGACCTGCCGGCGGCCCTGCGCCGGACCGTCACCGGCCGTCCCGTGCGGGCCACCTTCCTGCAGCGCGACGGCGGTTCCGGGGCGCCGGTGCTGTGGGCCGCCACCCGCAGCGGCCACGACGTCCTCGCCGTGCGGCGCTCCTACGCTCCGCAGGCCCGCGCGCTCGCCGACCTCGACCGGGTGCTGCTGGGCTCCGGCGCGTCCGTGACGGCGCTCGGCTGTGTGCTGGGCGTGGTCGCGGCGGCCGGCGTGGGACGGCGGATCGCCGCGTCCGCGGACACGGCGCAGCGGATCGCGGACGGCGATCTGACGGACCGGGTCCGCCCGCGGGGCACGGACGAGATCGCCCGGCTCGGCGCCGCCGTCAACACCATGGCCGACGCGCTCAGCGCCCGGCTGGAGGCCGAACGGCAGGTCACCGCCGATATCGCCCATGAGCTGCGCACGCCGGTGGCGGGGCTGGTGACCGCCGTCGGGCTGCTGCCGCCGGGGCGCCCGGCCGAGCTGGTCAGCGGGGGCGTGGACACCCTGCGCAGCCTGGTGGAGAACGTCCTGGAGGTGGCGCGGCTCGATGTGCCGGGCGTCGAGCTGGCCCAGTGCGAGGAGATCCGCACGGGCGCGCTGGCGCACCGGGCGGCCGCGTCGGCGGGCGGGGACGTCGAGGTGGTGGTGCGCCGCGAGGTGGCCGTGACGACCGACCCGCGCCGGGTCGAGCGCGTCCTGGCCAACCTGATCACCAACGCCCGGCTCCACGGCGCCCCGCCCGTCACGCTGGAGGTCGACGGGGCCGCCCTGCGCGTCCGCGACCACGGCCCCGGCTTCCCGGCCGAACTCCTCAGCCACGGCCCCCGGCGGTTCCGCACCGGCGCCCGCGAACGCGGCGCCGGCATCGGCCTGGGCCTCACCATCGTCAGCGGCCAGGCGCGGGTGCTGGACGCCAGGGTGACGTACGAGAACCCGGCGGACGGCGGGGCGGCGGCGGTCGTGGACCTGGCTCCCGGGAGCCCGTAG
- the cseB gene encoding two-component system response regulator CseB, with the protein MTDVLLVEDDPLLREATQLSLERYGYQVRTAADGHAGLARFRECAPDVALLDVMLPRLDGVSVVRRIREVSRLPVLMLSARTDPVDVVLGLEAGADDYLTKPYDIPVLVARIRAALRRTTDFAEPVAYEAETLLRFGDLTVDTASMDIHRSGRLLELTPTERRLVLEFAAEPGVVLSRTTLLERVWDYACGGDPRVVDVHVQRLRAKIGHGRIVTVRGFGYKLAL; encoded by the coding sequence ATGACCGATGTGCTGCTGGTGGAGGACGATCCCCTGCTGCGGGAGGCGACCCAACTGTCCCTGGAGCGCTACGGGTACCAGGTGCGCACGGCCGCCGACGGGCATGCCGGGCTGGCGCGGTTCCGGGAGTGCGCGCCCGATGTCGCGCTGCTCGACGTGATGCTGCCGCGGCTCGACGGGGTCAGCGTGGTGCGCCGCATACGGGAGGTGAGCCGGCTGCCGGTGCTGATGCTCTCCGCCCGCACCGACCCGGTGGACGTGGTCCTCGGTCTCGAGGCGGGGGCCGACGACTACCTCACCAAGCCGTATGACATACCGGTGCTCGTCGCCCGGATACGTGCCGCGCTGCGCCGCACCACGGACTTCGCCGAGCCGGTCGCGTACGAGGCGGAGACGCTGCTGCGGTTCGGCGATCTCACGGTGGACACCGCCTCCATGGACATCCACCGGTCCGGGCGGCTGCTGGAACTCACGCCCACCGAGCGCAGATTGGTGCTCGAATTCGCGGCCGAGCCCGGTGTGGTGCTGTCGCGGACCACGCTGCTGGAGCGGGTGTGGGACTACGCGTGCGGCGGCGATCCCCGGGTCGTCGACGTCCATGTGCAGCGGCTGCGCGCCAAGATCGGCCACGGCCGGATCGTGACCGTCCGCGGCTTCGGCTACAAGCTCGCCCTCTGA